Proteins from a genomic interval of Clostridium sp. M62/1:
- a CDS encoding recombinase family protein, translated as MRRKKDKSNGITALYERLSRDDDNAGESNSIVHQKQMLEDYAMKHGFTNLVHFTDDGWSGATFDRPSWNRLVEGVKNGEITACICKDMSRIGRDHLQVGFFTDILFREKEVRFIAINNGIDSDRQETSEFAPFLNIMNEWFVRDTSKKIKAVLKSRGSSGNAHTSNIPPYGYLKDPENPDHWIIDEEAAEVVRRIYRMTIEGKGPYQIARELSEEKIERPSYYLGKKGLGNHASNYDKENPYMWRGNQVTTLIARPEYIGKTVNFRTFKNSYKDKKTKRADKEDWVVFDDTQEPIVDEETWLLAQKLRQNVRKADPMGEPNVLTGKIYCADCGAPMYNHRQRKGRERIYYTAKGEKRTSYSNPADCYECSTYNLAYQKYDRHCTCHHISTKALKSIILKTIQETCHYVSLNEREFVYSLQEESAMKDIAVSETVKNRIERNQKRVHELDMLIRKIYEDNVIGRLPDRLFQSMLTDYENEQNELNKIIETDTADMQRIIGGQNNVERFLKLVKKYENITELTPAMINEFIDKILVHEPQGKGADRTTEVEIYLNYVGQFQVPVEQHEPTEEERIAAEKEAERLRRKRESNRKYMKKIREKSKEFAEHERIAEEKSSDSNVCVEQNVTSKSNRQKVKGEKIA; from the coding sequence ATGAGAAGAAAAAAAGATAAAAGCAATGGCATTACTGCTTTGTATGAAAGACTGTCTCGTGATGATGATAATGCTGGAGAGAGTAACAGTATAGTTCATCAAAAGCAAATGCTTGAAGATTATGCTATGAAACATGGTTTTACGAATCTTGTTCATTTTACCGATGATGGTTGGAGTGGAGCGACCTTTGACAGACCTTCATGGAACAGACTTGTTGAAGGTGTTAAAAACGGAGAAATCACTGCCTGTATCTGCAAAGATATGTCCAGAATCGGCAGAGACCATTTGCAAGTAGGTTTTTTCACTGACATTCTGTTTAGAGAAAAGGAAGTTCGATTTATAGCAATCAATAATGGTATTGACAGTGACCGTCAAGAAACCAGTGAGTTTGCCCCTTTTCTGAATATCATGAATGAGTGGTTTGTCAGGGACACAAGTAAGAAAATTAAAGCTGTACTGAAATCCAGAGGTTCTTCCGGCAACGCTCATACAAGTAATATCCCACCATACGGCTATTTGAAAGACCCCGAAAACCCCGACCATTGGATTATTGATGAAGAAGCTGCTGAAGTAGTCCGCAGAATTTATCGCATGACTATTGAGGGAAAAGGACCTTATCAGATAGCAAGAGAACTTTCAGAAGAAAAAATTGAAAGACCATCTTATTATCTTGGCAAAAAGGGACTTGGAAATCATGCAAGCAACTATGACAAAGAAAATCCGTATATGTGGCGAGGAAATCAGGTTACTACTCTGATTGCCCGACCAGAGTATATCGGAAAGACTGTCAACTTCAGGACATTCAAAAATTCCTATAAGGACAAAAAGACGAAAAGGGCAGATAAGGAAGATTGGGTGGTTTTTGATGATACACAAGAGCCTATTGTCGATGAAGAAACATGGCTGCTTGCTCAAAAGTTAAGACAGAATGTAAGAAAAGCAGATCCTATGGGCGAGCCTAATGTTCTGACCGGAAAGATTTACTGTGCTGATTGTGGTGCGCCGATGTATAATCACAGGCAGCGGAAAGGGCGAGAAAGAATATACTATACTGCCAAAGGCGAAAAAAGGACAAGTTATTCCAATCCGGCAGATTGTTATGAATGTTCCACATATAATCTTGCTTATCAGAAGTATGACCGACATTGTACTTGCCACCATATTTCAACAAAAGCACTTAAAAGCATCATTCTGAAAACCATACAGGAGACTTGCCATTATGTTTCTTTGAATGAGCGGGAGTTTGTTTATTCTCTGCAAGAAGAATCGGCGATGAAAGATATTGCTGTTTCTGAAACTGTAAAAAACCGCATTGAAAGAAATCAGAAGCGAGTTCACGAACTGGATATGCTTATCAGGAAAATCTATGAAGATAATGTGATTGGAAGATTGCCGGACAGACTTTTTCAGAGTATGCTTACTGATTATGAAAATGAGCAGAACGAGCTGAACAAGATTATTGAGACTGACACCGCTGATATGCAACGGATTATAGGCGGTCAAAATAATGTGGAGCGTTTTCTAAAGCTGGTTAAAAAGTATGAGAATATTACAGAACTTACTCCTGCCATGATAAATGAATTTATCGACAAAATTCTGGTTCACGAGCCACAAGGAAAAGGTGCAGACCGCACCACAGAGGTGGAGATATATCTTAACTATGTCGGGCAATTTCAAGTACCTGTGGAGCAGCATGAACCAACAGAGGAAGAAAGGATTGCTGCTGAAAAAGAGGCGGAACGACTTCGCAGAAAACGAGAATCCAATCGTAAGTATATGAAAAAGATTCGTGAGAAATCAAAAGAATTTGCGGAGCATGAGCGTATAGCAGAAGAAAAAAGTTCTGATAGCAATGTGTGTGTTGAACAGAACGTCACAAGCAAATCAAATCGGCAAAAAGTGAAAGGAGAAAAAATAGCATGA
- a CDS encoding TnpV protein, with protein sequence MTELKSRIHDKSNGLDYVLVGDYYVPDLKLPEEHRPIGMWGRLHRTYLEQYRPTRFSALCLSGELHTYLADLDEQATERCSLIIEQMKQAEGVTETMKADNQMLWVQSMNSIRNRAEEIIRQEMIYC encoded by the coding sequence ATGACAGAATTGAAATCACGAATCCATGACAAAAGCAACGGTCTGGACTATGTTCTTGTGGGCGATTACTATGTGCCGGACTTGAAGCTACCGGAGGAACACCGCCCTATCGGTATGTGGGGCAGACTGCACAGGACATATTTGGAGCAGTACCGCCCTACAAGGTTCTCTGCCCTCTGTTTATCCGGCGAACTGCATACTTACCTTGCTGACCTGGACGAACAGGCAACGGAAAGGTGCAGCCTTATCATTGAGCAGATGAAACAAGCCGAGGGCGTGACCGAAACCATGAAAGCAGACAATCAGATGTTGTGGGTACAGTCCATGAACTCTATCCGTAACCGAGCCGAAGAAATCATCAGACAGGAAATGATTTACTGCTGA
- a CDS encoding DUF6560 family protein: protein MNNFLRMCFNIITQIGPYLVVLLLLKYLVNLQQKRAKEREEEQKKGIIRTHYTIKTEKFLVVAFIVGTIFFACCTAMSLREKEDMFVICIFGIFFLVGISGIVNMVMWKLEVNGDEITWRSTFGRKRTFHFEDITYCERKKGSMRVYVNGEKLFTIDSNIDKEEFMEDIERRRIPVKSYWANQHKKNRK from the coding sequence ATGAATAATTTTTTACGAATGTGTTTTAATATAATTACACAAATAGGTCCCTATTTAGTTGTACTTCTTCTTTTGAAATATCTTGTAAATCTTCAACAAAAGAGAGCTAAAGAACGAGAGGAAGAACAGAAAAAGGGAATAATTAGAACGCATTATACAATAAAAACAGAGAAATTCCTTGTCGTGGCATTTATCGTAGGTACAATATTTTTTGCTTGTTGTACGGCTATGAGTCTTAGGGAAAAAGAAGATATGTTTGTCATTTGTATATTTGGAATATTTTTTTTAGTAGGCATAAGCGGAATAGTCAATATGGTAATGTGGAAACTGGAAGTGAACGGAGATGAAATCACATGGCGTTCAACTTTTGGCAGAAAGAGAACTTTTCACTTTGAAGACATTACCTATTGCGAGAGAAAGAAAGGTTCTATGCGTGTATATGTAAATGGAGAAAAATTATTTACCATTGATAGTAATATTGACAAAGAAGAATTTATGGAGGATATAGAGAGAAGAAGAATCCCTGTAAAATCTTACTGGGCAAATCAGCATAAGAAAAATCGTAAATGA
- a CDS encoding DUF5104 domain-containing protein yields the protein MKKVLLLSSVIIILGLTGCSNKYFNDWFSSEQNETDKMCQQIIEACKQQDSEKLKSLFSEESKKNIENLDTEISAFFDYIEGSIQRFEGDCASSSESNYGKRKTELDGMYLILTEKERYCMNFYMYSQDDENAQNVGIYKIEIALESEVAEDNFIWDNPPNGIFVGGQN from the coding sequence ATGAAAAAAGTATTGTTGCTTTCCAGTGTGATTATTATACTCGGTTTAACAGGCTGCTCTAACAAATATTTCAATGACTGGTTTAGCTCTGAACAAAATGAAACGGATAAGATGTGTCAACAAATTATCGAGGCATGTAAGCAACAGGATTCAGAGAAACTAAAATCTCTATTTTCCGAAGAAAGCAAAAAGAACATTGAGAATTTAGACACTGAAATCTCTGCTTTTTTCGATTATATTGAGGGCAGTATCCAAAGGTTTGAGGGCGATTGTGCATCATCAAGTGAAAGCAACTATGGTAAAAGGAAAACGGAATTGGATGGTATGTATCTCATATTGACAGAGAAGGAAAGGTATTGTATGAATTTTTATATGTATAGTCAGGATGATGAAAATGCCCAAAATGTGGGGATATATAAAATTGAAATTGCATTGGAGAGCGAAGTGGCTGAGGATAATTTTATATGGGATAATCCCCCAAACGGTATTTTTGTTGGAGGACAAAATTGA
- a CDS encoding CHC2 zinc finger domain-containing protein, producing MNVFEVVKENVTARQAAEAYGLKVGRTGMACCPFHSDKSPSMKLDERYYCFGCGATGDAVDLTAKLFGIGLREAAVKLAEDFGLNYDSRQKPSVRPRIREPTPEQKYQKGENHCYKVLTDYFHLLREWEKKYAPKQPDEEWNPLFAEALHKKNYIEYLLDILLYGSLEERKALVAEQRKEVLKLEQRIAELSADRTMHSRRNPKQLRAERER from the coding sequence ATGAATGTATTTGAAGTTGTAAAAGAAAATGTTACTGCCCGACAAGCCGCAGAAGCCTATGGCTTGAAAGTGGGTCGCACAGGTATGGCGTGCTGTCCGTTTCACTCAGATAAGTCCCCCAGTATGAAGCTGGATGAACGCTATTACTGTTTTGGCTGCGGAGCAACCGGAGACGCTGTTGATCTCACAGCGAAGCTATTCGGTATCGGGCTGAGGGAAGCTGCTGTCAAACTTGCTGAAGATTTTGGTCTTAACTATGACAGCCGACAAAAGCCCAGTGTCCGCCCTCGTATTCGTGAGCCGACACCGGAACAGAAGTATCAAAAAGGAGAAAATCATTGCTACAAGGTGCTGACGGATTATTTTCATCTTCTTAGAGAATGGGAAAAGAAATACGCTCCTAAACAGCCGGATGAGGAATGGAATCCCCTGTTTGCAGAAGCACTGCATAAGAAGAACTATATCGAATATCTGCTTGATATTCTTCTGTATGGTTCATTGGAGGAACGAAAAGCACTTGTGGCAGAACAGAGAAAGGAGGTGTTAAAACTTGAACAGCGAATTGCAGAACTGTCAGCAGACAGAACCATGCACAGTAGAAGAAATCCGAAACAGCTTAGAGCAGAGCGAGAAAGGTAA
- a CDS encoding virulence-associated E family protein, with product MNSELQNCQQTEPCTVEEIRNSLEQSEKGKVYNTAANYKRVLQYDPLLKGAIRKNLLTERIDIVKPLGWYRDSPTLTDVDVKYLLLYFEENYGLTVEKKIIDAVAVIANENRYHPVCDFLNALQWDGTERIRFCLHRFLGSDTDDYTYEALKLFLLGAISRAFKPGCKFEVMLCLVGGQGAGKSSFFRLLAVNDDWFSDDLKKLDDENVYRKMQGHWIIEMSEMIATANAKSIEEIKSFLSRQKETYKIPYETHPADRKRQCVFGGSSNTLDFLPLDRTGNRRFVPVMVYPERAEVHILADEQASREYINQMWAEAMEIYRSGNFRLRFSPAMNAYLKAHQKDFMPEDTKAGQILDYLERYSGSIVCSKQLYKEALGHDYDEPKQWELREINDIMNNAVTGWRAFSNPRYFPEPYRRQKGWERIRNDNEPDNSMDGFQEIPTEEMEQLGLPEEWLKQK from the coding sequence TTGAACAGCGAATTGCAGAACTGTCAGCAGACAGAACCATGCACAGTAGAAGAAATCCGAAACAGCTTAGAGCAGAGCGAGAAAGGTAAGGTTTATAATACTGCCGCAAATTATAAGCGTGTTCTGCAATATGACCCGCTTTTGAAAGGGGCTATCCGAAAAAATCTTCTGACCGAAAGAATCGACATTGTGAAGCCCCTCGGTTGGTATCGTGACAGCCCGACATTGACGGATGTGGATGTGAAATATCTGCTCCTATATTTTGAAGAAAACTATGGATTGACCGTAGAGAAGAAAATCATAGACGCAGTTGCGGTTATTGCCAATGAAAACCGTTACCACCCTGTCTGTGATTTTCTCAATGCCTTGCAATGGGACGGAACGGAACGCATACGCTTCTGTCTGCACCGCTTTCTCGGTTCTGATACAGATGATTACACCTATGAAGCATTGAAGTTGTTTCTGTTGGGTGCTATCTCACGAGCCTTTAAGCCGGGGTGTAAATTTGAGGTAATGCTCTGTCTTGTAGGCGGTCAGGGAGCCGGAAAGTCCTCTTTCTTCCGTTTGCTTGCGGTCAATGATGACTGGTTCTCTGATGATTTGAAAAAGCTGGATGATGAAAATGTGTACCGCAAAATGCAGGGGCATTGGATTATTGAAATGTCGGAAATGATTGCAACTGCCAACGCTAAGAGCATTGAAGAAATCAAGTCCTTTCTGAGCCGACAAAAGGAAACCTATAAGATACCCTATGAAACACATCCGGCAGACAGAAAACGACAATGTGTGTTTGGAGGTTCTTCTAATACCCTTGACTTTCTTCCCCTTGACCGAACAGGCAACCGCCGCTTCGTTCCGGTTATGGTCTATCCTGAAAGGGCTGAGGTTCATATTTTGGCGGATGAACAGGCTTCCAGAGAGTATATCAATCAGATGTGGGCAGAAGCTATGGAGATTTACAGAAGCGGCAATTTCCGTCTGAGATTCAGTCCGGCTATGAACGCTTATCTGAAAGCCCACCAAAAGGACTTTATGCCGGAGGACACAAAGGCAGGACAGATTTTAGATTATCTGGAACGCTATTCCGGCAGCATAGTCTGCTCCAAACAGCTTTACAAAGAAGCACTGGGGCATGATTATGACGAACCGAAACAATGGGAACTGCGAGAGATCAATGACATTATGAATAACGCTGTCACAGGCTGGAGGGCGTTCAGCAATCCGAGGTATTTTCCAGAGCCTTACCGCAGACAAAAAGGCTGGGAGCGTATCAGGAACGACAACGAGCCTGACAACAGCATGGATGGTTTTCAAGAAATCCCGACAGAGGAAATGGAACAGTTAGGGCTTCCGGAAGAATGGTTGAAGCAAAAATAA
- a CDS encoding cysteine-rich VLP protein, with translation MTGPPRELTRSERAAIRRLVTGLCANYDEREKLCLPLDCPCYMLHKWWTGCLCRYFERSVLPVEPALEAVLTGNDTSQRQKKCPVCGKLYLPTTSQAYCSDACRIWARRDADKKRKRRIRQHKG, from the coding sequence ATGACCGGCCCGCCGCGGGAGCTGACCCGCTCCGAGCGTGCAGCGATCCGAAGGCTGGTAACAGGCTTATGCGCCAACTATGACGAGCGGGAAAAGCTCTGCCTTCCCCTGGACTGCCCCTGCTATATGCTTCATAAATGGTGGACCGGCTGCCTTTGCCGGTATTTTGAGCGGTCTGTGCTGCCGGTTGAACCGGCGCTGGAAGCAGTTCTGACGGGAAACGATACTTCCCAGCGCCAGAAAAAATGCCCGGTATGCGGGAAGCTGTATCTTCCCACCACCAGCCAGGCGTATTGTTCTGACGCCTGCCGGATCTGGGCCAGACGGGACGCGGATAAAAAGCGCAAGCGCCGGATTCGCCAGCACAAGGGATGA
- a CDS encoding DUF4316 domain-containing protein, whose translation MEQVYGVWAVRSAASMFGHAEAWCKEDGRPLEFESLEAAKAYALELNRKATANVRYFVKEKEPEPNAVRVPASQPDIEAVGPVDRAPRNEVAEKHNEISGRQMAPEADPVVEIRSAVHSNYANMVAMLAADNKVYLGREERYSFTPGQPGSYDNRDGSLCFVSDMPEMYYFLYGEGWSHSQEEMLDRGLTMDQYMEFARLQEGVLRQFTPRREILFAGQPFQAPENYLRSAELDLEGEKGNYNMIDGIVNNDPPVRADLTDGQTHEEIRELAPETLPNEKPSIMEKLRADRTAHEARGFQPSPPERGL comes from the coding sequence ATGGAACAGGTATATGGAGTTTGGGCGGTAAGAAGTGCCGCTTCCATGTTCGGCCATGCGGAAGCATGGTGCAAAGAAGATGGCCGCCCCCTGGAATTTGAATCCCTGGAGGCGGCCAAGGCTTATGCCCTGGAATTGAACCGTAAGGCAACGGCCAATGTCCGTTACTTTGTCAAAGAGAAGGAGCCGGAGCCAAACGCTGTAAGAGTCCCCGCCTCACAGCCGGATATAGAAGCTGTCGGCCCGGTGGACCGTGCGCCGAGAAATGAGGTTGCAGAAAAGCATAATGAGATCTCCGGCCGGCAGATGGCGCCGGAGGCGGACCCGGTTGTGGAGATCCGCTCTGCGGTACACAGCAACTATGCCAATATGGTCGCCATGCTTGCCGCTGACAATAAGGTATATCTTGGCCGGGAGGAACGCTATTCCTTTACCCCAGGCCAGCCGGGAAGCTATGACAACCGGGACGGCTCTTTATGTTTTGTGAGCGATATGCCGGAAATGTATTATTTCCTCTATGGGGAAGGCTGGTCGCACTCACAGGAGGAAATGCTGGACCGGGGGCTGACGATGGATCAGTATATGGAATTTGCCCGCCTGCAGGAAGGTGTTCTGCGGCAATTCACCCCGCGCCGGGAAATCCTGTTTGCGGGCCAGCCCTTCCAGGCGCCGGAAAACTATCTTCGCAGCGCGGAGCTGGACCTGGAGGGCGAAAAGGGCAACTACAACATGATTGACGGCATTGTGAATAACGACCCGCCGGTCCGGGCCGACCTTACCGATGGGCAGACCCATGAGGAAATAAGGGAGCTGGCCCCGGAAACACTGCCCAATGAGAAGCCTTCGATCATGGAAAAACTGCGGGCGGACCGCACGGCGCATGAGGCCCGTGGTTTTCAGCCTTCCCCGCCGGAAAGGGGGCTTTAA
- a CDS encoding plasmid mobilization protein: MKAPKEKRSAQIHILISEQEMDKIRERMAQTGITNTSAFIRKMAIDGYVINLDLSEVRELTRLLRICSNNLNQYARKAHETGSIYGADIADLQSRMDGLWEIAKKLLTEFTNIP; the protein is encoded by the coding sequence ATGAAGGCCCCAAAAGAAAAACGCAGCGCCCAGATTCACATTTTGATTTCAGAACAGGAAATGGATAAGATCAGGGAACGCATGGCGCAGACCGGCATTACAAATACTTCGGCCTTTATCCGTAAAATGGCGATTGACGGGTATGTAATCAATCTGGATCTGTCCGAGGTTCGGGAGCTGACCCGGCTGCTGCGTATCTGCTCCAACAATCTGAACCAGTACGCCCGGAAAGCCCATGAAACCGGAAGTATCTATGGGGCTGATATTGCAGATCTGCAATCCCGCATGGATGGGCTGTGGGAAATTGCAAAAAAGCTGCTGACAGAATTTACAAACATTCCATGA
- a CDS encoding GntR family transcriptional regulator, producing the protein MKIVISNTSDSPLYQQIKDQIKDAILKEELVEGDPLPSIRAFANDLSVSVLTIRRVYEELEQEGFVTSQVGIGTFVSTSNLELLRDSKRRLVEQKMQDMIQTAKLLKITKEELNMMMDILYEEG; encoded by the coding sequence GTGAAAATTGTAATCTCAAATACTTCTGACAGCCCCCTTTATCAACAAATCAAAGATCAAATTAAGGATGCTATTTTGAAAGAGGAACTGGTAGAAGGTGATCCGTTACCATCTATCAGAGCCTTTGCCAATGATCTGTCTGTTAGTGTACTTACAATACGACGGGTTTATGAAGAACTGGAACAAGAGGGATTTGTCACAAGCCAAGTTGGTATAGGAACTTTTGTATCAACAAGCAATCTGGAGCTATTGCGAGATTCTAAGCGCCGTCTCGTGGAACAAAAAATGCAGGATATGATTCAAACCGCAAAGTTGCTCAAAATTACTAAAGAAGAATTAAACATGATGATGGACATTTTGTATGAGGAGGGTTAA
- a CDS encoding ABC transporter ATP-binding protein, producing MQPLLIVDGLKKTYPNFMLNEVSFAVYEDCITGFIGANGAGKTTTIRSILNLISCEAGSIKFKGKDTKKAEKTFKDSIGVVFDEGFFYDELTLTQMKNLIASSYSQWDNGAYTHYLNTFSLKPDQTISSLSRGMKMKFSLALALSHHAELLIMDEPTSGLDPLVRKQFIEILKEYMAQGGKAVFYSTHNTSDLDKAADILVMIDHGKILFEEDKDMLLESHRLVKGKGILPAETKKLFLKVEQAKYGFTGVTNQVEQTRSMFPDAVFERVTVEDIMLAHIKEGKSI from the coding sequence ATGCAACCACTTTTAATAGTAGACGGTCTTAAAAAGACTTATCCTAATTTTATGTTAAATGAAGTGTCTTTTGCTGTTTATGAAGATTGTATTACTGGGTTTATCGGAGCAAATGGCGCTGGAAAAACTACCACTATACGCTCAATTCTGAATTTGATTTCGTGCGAGGCTGGAAGCATAAAATTTAAGGGCAAAGACACGAAAAAAGCAGAAAAGACTTTCAAAGATTCTATTGGCGTAGTATTTGATGAAGGTTTTTTTTATGACGAATTGACATTGACTCAGATGAAAAATCTTATTGCATCTTCCTATTCACAGTGGGACAATGGAGCCTATACACATTACTTAAATACTTTTTCTCTAAAGCCGGATCAAACAATTTCTTCTCTTTCACGGGGAATGAAGATGAAATTTTCGCTGGCGTTAGCTTTGTCGCATCATGCAGAGTTACTAATCATGGACGAACCTACAAGTGGCCTTGATCCACTTGTACGAAAACAGTTTATCGAAATACTGAAAGAATACATGGCTCAGGGCGGAAAAGCTGTATTTTATTCAACACACAATACTTCTGATTTGGATAAAGCTGCTGATATACTTGTAATGATTGACCACGGAAAAATTCTGTTTGAAGAAGATAAAGATATGCTGTTAGAAAGTCATCGTCTCGTGAAAGGAAAAGGTATATTACCCGCCGAGACTAAAAAGCTGTTCTTGAAAGTTGAGCAAGCGAAATATGGCTTTACAGGTGTTACAAATCAGGTAGAACAAACAAGAAGTATGTTCCCGGATGCTGTATTTGAACGAGTAACCGTTGAAGATATTATGCTTGCCCACATAAAGGAGGGTAAATCTATATGA
- a CDS encoding ABC-2 transporter permease → MILQLLKKDCIIAKNYVVAVILIGVGLPVLLVWRQPEMLEVFALPGAVFISSVAFNLAVSEKENKYPKATALLCATPYNRGKLVEEKYLLYFLIYLYCCVIFWIEMQFIPELAAIDFGRSAVIVFWIQVICMGIFLPIQYRFGYEKTKLLAMLLVIAGPVLMSLANSIAVPVTITQPFSAVPGAMYIVLWVIGGALWIFSMLVSKKIFSKKDLF, encoded by the coding sequence ATGATTTTACAATTATTGAAAAAGGATTGTATCATAGCAAAGAATTATGTGGTTGCTGTTATTCTCATTGGGGTGGGTCTGCCTGTGCTTTTGGTCTGGCGACAGCCAGAAATGCTTGAAGTATTTGCGCTTCCCGGAGCTGTCTTTATCTCCTCTGTTGCGTTTAATCTTGCTGTTTCTGAAAAGGAAAATAAGTATCCAAAAGCAACAGCTCTGCTTTGCGCTACTCCTTACAATAGAGGGAAATTGGTAGAGGAAAAATATCTGCTCTACTTTTTGATTTATCTTTATTGTTGCGTGATCTTTTGGATTGAAATGCAATTTATTCCTGAACTGGCTGCTATCGATTTTGGACGTTCTGCCGTCATTGTATTTTGGATTCAAGTTATTTGCATGGGTATATTTCTTCCTATTCAATATCGATTTGGGTATGAAAAAACAAAGCTGTTAGCGATGCTGTTGGTTATTGCTGGTCCTGTACTTATGAGTTTGGCTAATTCTATTGCAGTACCGGTAACAATTACTCAGCCGTTTTCTGCAGTTCCTGGCGCAATGTATATTGTGCTTTGGGTAATTGGTGGTGCTCTTTGGATTTTCTCGATGCTTGTATCGAAGAAGATTTTTTCAAAGAAAGACCTATTTTGA
- a CDS encoding relaxase/mobilization nuclease domain-containing protein yields MATTRLMPLHIGEGRSFSTAIEDIIDYVENPEKTDYGKLIYGFECDTRTADAEFTLAKRQYIHQTGRVRGADDVIAYHFRQAFKPGEVTPEEANQIGQELAMRLTKGNNAFIVCTHIDKHHVHNHIIVSAVNLECTKKFRNFWGSSWALRRISDKLCLEHGLSIVEDPKPSRGHYGKWLGDRNKPLSFQNQIRQAIDAALEQSPSTFEDFLKILEASGVEVTRRGKSVNFRVSGQKKPTRCNTLKGGYTEQAIRERIAGTYISSVQPKRSHSSVRMLIDIDAAMRSGKGAGYERWAKVFNVKQLAKAVAYLKEHGDMSYEDLQAKAQATTSRFNELSTQIKDMESRLSQNGELQKQIVNYSKTRAVYIEYRKAGYSKKFRAEHEADILIHQAAKKYFDSLGVEKLPTIKALREEYAQVLEAKRKAYAEYKQVREEMRELQNVKANIDYLLGPSAERAQEKEHS; encoded by the coding sequence ATGGCGACCACAAGGCTGATGCCTTTGCATATCGGAGAGGGCCGATCCTTCTCTACCGCAATCGAGGACATCATTGATTATGTAGAAAATCCAGAGAAAACCGACTATGGGAAGCTGATTTACGGTTTTGAGTGCGATACCCGCACAGCGGATGCGGAATTTACTTTAGCCAAGCGGCAGTATATCCACCAGACCGGCAGAGTCCGGGGCGCGGATGACGTGATTGCCTACCATTTCCGGCAGGCGTTTAAGCCGGGTGAAGTGACGCCGGAGGAAGCCAATCAGATCGGCCAGGAGCTTGCCATGAGGCTGACGAAGGGAAACAACGCTTTTATCGTCTGCACGCACATAGATAAGCACCATGTCCATAATCACATCATCGTGAGCGCGGTAAACCTGGAATGTACCAAGAAATTCCGCAACTTCTGGGGTTCCTCCTGGGCCTTGCGCCGGATCAGCGATAAGCTGTGTTTGGAGCATGGCCTTTCCATTGTGGAAGATCCCAAGCCCAGCCGCGGCCATTATGGGAAATGGCTGGGCGATAGAAACAAACCACTATCCTTTCAGAACCAGATCCGGCAGGCTATTGACGCCGCCCTGGAGCAGTCCCCCTCCACTTTTGAGGATTTCCTGAAAATTTTGGAAGCGTCCGGCGTGGAAGTCACCCGGCGCGGGAAATCTGTCAATTTTCGTGTCTCCGGGCAAAAGAAACCTACTCGCTGCAATACTCTGAAAGGCGGCTACACGGAACAGGCCATACGGGAAAGGATCGCCGGAACCTATATTTCCTCTGTTCAGCCCAAACGGTCCCATTCTTCGGTGAGGATGCTGATTGATATTGATGCCGCAATGCGTTCCGGTAAAGGCGCCGGTTACGAGCGCTGGGCCAAAGTGTTCAATGTGAAGCAGCTTGCGAAAGCTGTGGCTTACCTGAAAGAGCATGGGGATATGAGCTATGAGGACCTCCAAGCAAAGGCCCAGGCCACGACTTCCCGGTTTAATGAGCTTTCCACGCAGATCAAGGACATGGAAAGCCGTTTATCTCAAAATGGAGAATTGCAGAAACAGATCGTCAACTACTCTAAGACGAGAGCTGTCTATATTGAATACCGAAAAGCCGGTTACAGCAAAAAGTTCCGGGCCGAGCATGAGGCTGACATCCTGATCCACCAGGCGGCAAAGAAATACTTTGACAGCCTGGGTGTGGAGAAGTTGCCTACCATAAAAGCTCTGCGGGAAGAATATGCCCAAGTGTTGGAAGCCAAGCGGAAAGCCTATGCGGAATATAAGCAGGTGCGGGAAGAAATGCGGGAGCTGCAGAATGTGAAAGCTAATATTGACTATCTGCTGGGACCGTCTGCAGAAAGGGCACAGGAAAAAGAACATTCATAA